A single genomic interval of Variovorax sp. PMC12 harbors:
- a CDS encoding helix-turn-helix domain-containing protein produces the protein MIRSIRHFQDVHAHAASVAHWSQLYSQLTAGALESSLQQLSSDRCHVFRERINQRVVQQGEAPGQRVCFAVPIAIPGTARMQGRDADDNSLFFLRGGEEFMFHMPTGMDLLSITFERAFFDAALLEIPFAEEIARLLRQPVIKVPAQRFAECRQRLMAMFSEALVNDELSGTPARQDELEQALLGELVQLVIDPACDRHQRSGSSTQDFIVEKCHRMAMAETMSAPSVMELCERLQVSRRTVQNSFRTVADTTPLSYLRSVRLNGVRRALMGSRAGDLTVGDAAGQWGFFHLSHFAAEYQELFGELPSQTPRAARWHDA, from the coding sequence ATGATCCGAAGCATCCGCCATTTCCAGGACGTCCATGCCCATGCCGCATCGGTGGCCCATTGGAGCCAGCTCTACAGCCAGCTGACGGCCGGTGCGCTCGAGAGTTCGCTGCAGCAGCTGTCCAGCGACCGCTGTCACGTCTTTCGCGAACGCATCAACCAGCGCGTGGTCCAGCAAGGCGAGGCGCCCGGCCAGCGCGTGTGCTTCGCAGTTCCAATCGCCATTCCGGGCACCGCCCGCATGCAGGGACGCGACGCGGACGACAACAGTCTGTTTTTTCTGCGCGGCGGCGAGGAGTTCATGTTCCACATGCCCACGGGCATGGACCTGCTGTCCATCACCTTCGAGCGTGCCTTCTTCGACGCTGCGCTCCTGGAAATCCCCTTTGCCGAAGAGATCGCCCGGCTGCTGCGCCAGCCCGTCATCAAGGTGCCGGCGCAGCGCTTCGCCGAATGCCGCCAGCGCCTGATGGCGATGTTCTCCGAAGCGCTGGTCAACGACGAACTCAGCGGCACCCCCGCGCGGCAGGACGAACTGGAACAGGCGCTGCTGGGCGAGCTCGTGCAACTGGTGATCGACCCGGCCTGCGACCGGCATCAACGCAGCGGCAGTTCCACCCAGGATTTCATCGTCGAGAAGTGCCACCGCATGGCCATGGCCGAGACCATGAGCGCACCGAGCGTGATGGAGTTGTGCGAGCGTCTGCAGGTCAGCCGGCGCACGGTGCAGAACAGCTTTCGCACGGTGGCGGATACGACGCCGCTGAGCTACCTGCGCTCGGTGCGCCTGAACGGTGTGCGCCGCGCCCTGATGGGCAGCCGCGCCGGCGACCTGACCGTGGGCGACGCGGCGGGGCAGTGGGGGTTCTTCCACCTGAGCCATTTCGCGGCGGAGTACCAGGAGCTTTTCGGCGAACTGCCGTCGCAGACGCCGCGGGCGGCCAGGTGGCATGACGCCTGA
- a CDS encoding glycosyltransferase family 39 protein, with protein MPPTDNIEQLTWVRSLEWGYYKHPPLPTWVLWLPVQLMGLSGAVTYVLGATFVLVAMGLFWRLLSALRGCVHATVALLAALCITYYNGRLYYYNHEVVLIPFAVASAALTWRAFVSRQRRWWLWLGVCLGVGGLAKYHIAVMAVAVAVFWAWQGGWRDADHRRGLALAAVVSLAVMAPHLYWLWTHDLGPIRYAMESSLGLDLHGMRRLGVCVRWLSDQLLNRALPAWLFLLSLLMFAARARTDAHAPSSAPHEPQPGDAVMSRRLLLCFGLTPLVFTFVLGLAVGADLQLHWGAPFLLLAVPAFMELGRWKEAWYRVSLKSALKSFLLVQLVLLAWGQMISANGEFRLQRHHWRNFDAKALADAVAPAARAQLGGPVRVIAGPPAEAGALALQLGERPLVLIDGRFDISPWVKKDLADECGVLELSKTASNPGYRPAGEKFPGLYWRTVVPRSPSISCTWSAHAAN; from the coding sequence GTGCCGCCCACGGACAACATCGAGCAGCTCACCTGGGTGCGCAGCCTTGAGTGGGGCTACTACAAGCATCCTCCGCTGCCCACGTGGGTGCTTTGGCTTCCCGTGCAGTTGATGGGTTTGTCGGGAGCTGTCACCTATGTGCTCGGCGCGACCTTCGTGCTGGTCGCAATGGGCCTCTTCTGGCGGCTTCTCTCGGCCCTTCGCGGTTGCGTGCATGCCACGGTGGCGCTGCTCGCGGCCCTGTGCATCACTTACTACAACGGTCGTCTCTACTACTACAACCACGAAGTGGTGCTGATCCCGTTCGCGGTGGCAAGCGCTGCTCTCACCTGGAGAGCATTCGTATCGAGGCAGCGACGCTGGTGGCTGTGGCTGGGGGTCTGTCTCGGCGTCGGGGGGCTCGCTAAATATCACATCGCTGTGATGGCCGTGGCCGTGGCGGTGTTCTGGGCGTGGCAGGGAGGCTGGCGGGATGCGGATCATCGGCGAGGCCTTGCACTGGCCGCCGTCGTTTCCCTGGCCGTGATGGCTCCGCATCTGTACTGGCTCTGGACGCACGACCTCGGGCCCATCCGCTATGCGATGGAGTCGTCGCTGGGCCTCGATCTCCATGGGATGCGGAGGCTGGGCGTCTGCGTACGCTGGCTGTCCGATCAGCTACTGAACCGGGCGCTGCCTGCGTGGCTCTTTCTTCTGTCGCTGCTCATGTTCGCGGCCCGCGCACGCACGGATGCCCACGCGCCGTCGAGCGCGCCGCATGAGCCACAACCCGGCGATGCGGTAATGAGCCGGAGGCTCCTGCTGTGCTTCGGGCTCACGCCGCTGGTCTTCACTTTCGTGCTGGGCCTGGCGGTGGGGGCGGACCTGCAGTTGCATTGGGGCGCTCCGTTCCTGCTGCTCGCCGTTCCGGCCTTCATGGAACTGGGTCGCTGGAAAGAAGCCTGGTACCGGGTCTCATTGAAATCGGCCCTCAAAAGCTTCCTTCTCGTCCAACTCGTGCTGCTTGCCTGGGGACAGATGATTTCTGCCAACGGAGAGTTTCGGCTGCAGCGTCATCACTGGCGGAATTTCGATGCGAAAGCCCTGGCCGACGCGGTGGCGCCGGCAGCACGCGCCCAACTTGGCGGACCGGTCCGCGTGATTGCGGGACCTCCCGCCGAAGCAGGCGCGCTGGCGCTTCAGCTCGGTGAGCGGCCCCTTGTACTGATCGATGGCCGCTTCGACATTAGCCCCTGGGTGAAAAAAGACCTGGCCGACGAGTGCGGCGTCCTGGAACTGAGCAAGACGGCATCAAACCCCGGATATCGCCCAGCAGGCGAAAAATTCCCCGGCCTGTACTGGCGAACGGTCGTCCCTCGCTCGCCGTCCATCTCCTGCACATGGAGCGCGCATGCAGCAAATTGA
- a CDS encoding aspartate aminotransferase family protein has protein sequence MNDIESLLENLHFPDAPKMAAGPYPGPRAAEALALSARTESMARGGGRMPVVMDRAFGATFKDPDGSTFIDLSAGVGVSSVGRCHPKVQKAIVEQSQQLMHAMEVNSTRRTELAARLSALMPEGLRNDCITFFAQSGSDALEAAVKFARRVTGRHQIIAFHGGYHGVWHASNALTTGTAYRKGYGPFMGGVIHAPYPYAYRFPFDTTHKSAEQIAGEYVDYLLNTPYTAADDVAAVIVEPVQGEGGYVPPSPEFLQLLRKACDRSGTLLIVDEVQCGAGRTGRMWAVEHTGVKPDMLTFGKGIGGDVPMAGIAMRSELAARIPDGSVPNTFAANSLSAAVALANLEILHDPALGLMPRAELLGQEVQERVRGFQSPYVGEVRGKGLMIGIELVEDKATKEPLAPQKVGQIMEYVLGHGVLMVPCGRYGNVMRVMPSLTISKRLLHRALDVFGEALASL, from the coding sequence GTGAACGACATCGAATCCCTTCTCGAAAACCTGCATTTCCCCGACGCACCCAAGATGGCCGCGGGCCCCTATCCCGGACCGCGCGCGGCCGAAGCCCTGGCGCTGTCGGCTCGCACCGAATCCATGGCGCGCGGCGGCGGCCGCATGCCGGTCGTCATGGACCGCGCCTTCGGCGCCACCTTCAAGGACCCGGACGGCAGCACCTTCATCGACCTGTCGGCCGGCGTCGGCGTGAGCAGCGTGGGCCGCTGCCATCCGAAGGTGCAGAAAGCGATCGTCGAGCAGTCGCAGCAGCTCATGCATGCGATGGAGGTCAACAGCACCCGCCGCACCGAGCTGGCCGCACGCCTGTCGGCCCTGATGCCCGAAGGCCTGCGCAACGACTGCATCACATTTTTCGCGCAGAGCGGAAGCGATGCGCTCGAAGCGGCTGTGAAGTTCGCGCGGCGCGTGACGGGCCGCCACCAGATCATCGCCTTCCACGGCGGCTATCACGGCGTGTGGCATGCGTCGAACGCACTGACCACGGGCACGGCCTACCGCAAGGGCTACGGACCGTTCATGGGCGGCGTGATCCATGCGCCCTACCCGTACGCCTATCGCTTCCCGTTCGACACCACCCACAAATCGGCCGAGCAGATCGCCGGCGAATACGTCGACTACCTGCTGAACACGCCCTACACGGCCGCCGACGACGTGGCCGCCGTGATCGTGGAGCCGGTGCAGGGTGAAGGCGGGTACGTCCCGCCTTCACCCGAGTTCCTGCAGTTGCTGCGCAAGGCCTGCGACCGCAGCGGCACGCTGCTGATCGTGGACGAGGTGCAGTGCGGCGCCGGCCGCACGGGCCGCATGTGGGCGGTGGAGCACACGGGTGTGAAACCCGACATGCTGACCTTCGGCAAGGGCATCGGCGGTGACGTGCCCATGGCCGGCATCGCCATGCGCAGCGAGCTGGCCGCGCGCATTCCCGACGGCTCGGTCCCCAACACCTTCGCTGCGAACTCGCTGTCTGCTGCGGTGGCCCTCGCCAACCTCGAGATCCTGCACGACCCCGCGCTGGGGCTGATGCCGCGCGCGGAGCTGCTGGGCCAGGAAGTCCAGGAACGGGTGCGCGGCTTCCAGAGCCCCTATGTGGGCGAGGTGCGCGGCAAGGGCTTGATGATCGGCATCGAGCTCGTCGAGGACAAGGCCACCAAGGAGCCGCTGGCGCCGCAGAAGGTCGGCCAGATCATGGAATACGTGCTCGGCCACGGCGTGCTGATGGTGCCCTGCGGGCGCTATGGCAACGTGATGCGCGTGATGCCGTCGCTGACCATCTCGAAGCGGCTGCTGCACCGCGCGCTGGATGTCTTTGGCGAGGCGCTGGCCTCGCTCTGA
- a CDS encoding response regulator, with product MANERILIVEDDSQIAEVLAAYLQRDGYLTSICSDGGEAMQMFRQWQPDLVLLDYMLPRVNGNEILGAIRRTGDVPVIMVTAVDGEVEKLGALRYGADDYVVKPFNPKEVVARVQVILKRVRNSSQQSAQSHLAWGPLQLDLDAVMARVADKPEALDLTITEFKLLATLMRNPRKAFSRLELLEACLPESDALERVVDTHVHNLRRKLEEQGVQGTPTAVRGVGYRLGDSR from the coding sequence ATGGCTAACGAGCGCATCCTGATTGTCGAAGACGATTCCCAGATCGCCGAGGTGCTGGCTGCCTATCTGCAGCGAGACGGCTACCTCACGTCCATTTGCAGCGATGGCGGCGAAGCCATGCAGATGTTCCGGCAATGGCAGCCGGACCTCGTGCTCCTCGACTACATGCTCCCGCGGGTCAATGGGAACGAGATCCTCGGCGCCATTCGCAGGACCGGCGATGTACCCGTCATCATGGTCACGGCCGTGGACGGAGAAGTGGAGAAGCTGGGCGCGCTTCGCTACGGTGCGGACGACTATGTCGTGAAGCCCTTCAACCCCAAGGAGGTGGTCGCGCGCGTGCAGGTCATCCTGAAGCGCGTCCGGAACAGCTCTCAACAGAGCGCCCAGTCTCACCTCGCGTGGGGTCCGCTGCAGCTCGATCTTGACGCCGTGATGGCACGTGTCGCGGACAAGCCCGAGGCTCTCGACCTGACCATCACCGAGTTCAAGCTCCTAGCGACCTTGATGCGCAATCCGCGCAAGGCCTTCAGCCGCCTTGAATTGCTGGAGGCATGCCTGCCCGAGAGCGATGCGCTCGAGCGGGTGGTCGACACGCATGTGCACAACCTGCGGCGAAAGCTGGAAGAACAAGGCGTCCAAGGCACCCCGACGGCTGTGCGGGGCGTCGGCTATCGCCTTGGCGATTCCAGATGA
- a CDS encoding ChbG/HpnK family deacetylase, whose amino-acid sequence MTQMNRQSTCFAAQVRNIPAGAANPTVTSRPCAQQVQVFTNGLPSCPERTIAVCVDDFGLNTGVNAAALHLSEMRRVSALSAMTQAPAWEDGAARARRLDNRRIDVGLHFNLTQSFRGAPALGSVQTLIAATHLRLLPKRHVREALLRQLDAFEEEMFRAPAHVDSHEHVHHLPVIRDVVLDVLLRRYGSALPWVRVSAAPATSLAGSFRSADERKAWLIDRLVGAEHFRRRARSLGFGANRRLLGAYGFDATETGYGSLLRRWLRQARSGDLLMCHPGSSAAGDVISRGRCVEFAVWSDPHLPLLLRELGIRIAPMSVLRAATA is encoded by the coding sequence ATGACGCAGATGAACAGGCAATCCACATGCTTCGCTGCGCAAGTTCGCAACATCCCGGCCGGCGCCGCCAACCCGACAGTCACATCCAGGCCATGTGCCCAGCAGGTCCAGGTCTTCACCAATGGGCTGCCCTCATGCCCGGAACGCACCATCGCAGTTTGCGTGGACGATTTCGGCCTGAATACCGGTGTCAACGCAGCCGCACTGCACCTGTCGGAGATGCGCCGCGTGAGTGCGCTGAGCGCGATGACCCAGGCGCCGGCGTGGGAAGACGGCGCAGCGCGGGCACGACGCCTGGACAACCGACGGATCGACGTCGGCCTGCATTTCAACCTCACGCAGTCGTTCCGCGGAGCGCCCGCGTTGGGATCTGTGCAGACCTTGATCGCGGCCACGCATCTTCGGCTGCTGCCAAAGCGCCATGTGCGCGAAGCCCTGTTGCGCCAGCTCGACGCATTCGAGGAAGAGATGTTCCGGGCCCCCGCCCATGTGGACAGCCACGAACATGTGCATCACCTGCCGGTGATACGGGATGTCGTGCTCGATGTGCTGCTCAGGCGATACGGCAGCGCGTTGCCGTGGGTGCGCGTGAGCGCCGCGCCGGCTACCTCGCTGGCCGGATCTTTTCGAAGCGCCGATGAACGCAAGGCATGGCTCATAGATCGGCTGGTGGGCGCGGAGCATTTCCGCCGTCGTGCCCGCTCGCTGGGATTCGGCGCGAATCGCCGTTTGCTGGGCGCGTACGGTTTCGATGCCACTGAAACCGGGTATGGCTCCTTGTTGCGGCGATGGCTGAGGCAGGCTCGCAGCGGAGATCTGCTGATGTGCCACCCTGGGAGTTCGGCGGCGGGCGACGTCATCAGTCGTGGGCGCTGCGTCGAGTTCGCTGTGTGGTCCGACCCTCATCTTCCCCTCCTTCTGCGAGAACTGGGCATCCGCATCGCGCCCATGTCGGTTCTGCGGGCGGCGACGGCGTGA
- a CDS encoding IclR family transcriptional regulator — MNSLRRMLDVLDLFRPDQPVIDVEIICNQLGYTPASAYRYLRELGDAGLLVRLPRGYALGPRIIALEHQMTDYDPVLVRSRDLVEKLVAETGLDAVISEWYGDSVVNVLIRRGPDPGPVGGGRGRPIDLFHSATSRVVLAYLLPRQIRRVFDAHASTPEGQQQGLEWKSFSKGLLAIRKQGYCISESELHPGRTGVAAPIFDEKQRVLGSMTLVGRNERFRAFQESYLCTLITTAASELTARIAQQ, encoded by the coding sequence ATGAACAGCCTTCGCCGCATGCTCGATGTCCTCGATCTCTTTCGGCCCGACCAGCCGGTCATCGACGTCGAGATCATCTGCAACCAGCTCGGCTACACGCCCGCCAGCGCCTACCGCTACCTGCGCGAGCTCGGCGATGCCGGCCTCCTGGTGCGCCTGCCACGCGGCTATGCGCTGGGGCCGCGCATCATCGCGCTGGAGCACCAGATGACCGACTACGACCCGGTCCTGGTGCGCAGCCGCGACCTGGTCGAGAAGCTGGTGGCGGAGACGGGCCTGGATGCCGTGATCAGCGAGTGGTACGGCGACTCGGTGGTCAACGTGCTGATCCGCCGCGGCCCCGACCCCGGGCCTGTGGGCGGAGGCCGCGGCCGCCCCATCGACCTGTTCCACAGTGCGACCTCGCGCGTGGTGCTGGCCTACCTGCTGCCGCGGCAGATCCGCCGTGTCTTCGATGCCCATGCCAGCACGCCCGAGGGGCAGCAGCAGGGGCTGGAGTGGAAGTCCTTCTCCAAGGGCCTGCTGGCGATCCGCAAGCAGGGCTACTGCATCAGCGAAAGCGAGCTTCACCCAGGCCGCACGGGCGTCGCCGCGCCGATCTTCGACGAGAAGCAGCGCGTGCTCGGCAGCATGACGCTGGTGGGACGCAACGAGCGCTTCCGGGCCTTCCAGGAAAGCTACCTGTGCACGCTGATCACCACCGCCGCGTCGGAGCTCACGGCCCGCATCGCCCAGCAGTAG
- a CDS encoding glycosyltransferase family 2 protein: MQQIDPLTRKALLDAHMRLHLDDFTSAERPAHDAPLAPAQATQPMQRDQRASISCVIPCRNEARNLELLLPRLITVLVTLKRDWEVIVVDDGSTDTTCESALRWQDQGVRLLELSRNFGKEAALSAGLDAARGDLVLLMDGDGQHPPELISEMIARWTQGADMVCARRANRDSERWVKRVGTRIFYKLLDCDRRFRVPADAGDFRLLDRAVADALRALPERSRFMKGLFAWVGFHVEQMAYVPPPRPHGRSHYSLQALCSLSLTGITMFTSWPLRAASVLGGLLAIAAFGYGGMLCLSYMLWGNEVSGWTTIVVAMFLLAGVQLVSLGVIGEYLARVFDEVKGRPLYLVRRSLGAGLRGAGPDGGVDPRESPTVRVPGLVSKAGRPEAGR, encoded by the coding sequence ATGCAGCAAATTGACCCGCTCACCCGTAAGGCCCTGCTTGATGCCCACATGCGCTTGCACCTCGATGACTTCACGTCGGCCGAGCGGCCGGCGCACGATGCACCTCTGGCGCCGGCGCAAGCGACACAACCCATGCAAAGAGACCAACGCGCTTCCATCAGCTGCGTCATTCCCTGCCGAAACGAAGCCAGGAACCTCGAACTGCTGCTGCCGCGCCTGATCACGGTACTGGTCACACTGAAGCGGGATTGGGAAGTGATCGTCGTCGACGATGGAAGTACCGACACCACCTGCGAGTCGGCGCTGCGTTGGCAAGACCAGGGCGTTCGGCTGCTGGAGCTCTCGCGCAACTTCGGCAAGGAAGCCGCGCTCAGTGCGGGCCTGGACGCGGCGCGCGGTGATCTGGTCCTCCTGATGGACGGAGACGGCCAGCACCCGCCCGAACTGATTTCCGAGATGATCGCCCGCTGGACCCAGGGCGCAGACATGGTCTGCGCGAGGCGCGCGAATCGCGATTCAGAGCGCTGGGTCAAGCGCGTGGGAACACGGATCTTCTACAAGCTTCTCGACTGTGACCGGCGCTTTCGGGTACCCGCCGACGCAGGCGACTTCCGGCTGCTGGACCGCGCGGTGGCCGACGCGTTGCGCGCGCTTCCGGAACGCAGCCGCTTCATGAAGGGGTTGTTCGCGTGGGTCGGTTTCCACGTGGAGCAGATGGCCTACGTGCCGCCTCCGAGGCCCCACGGCCGCAGCCACTACAGCCTGCAGGCACTTTGCAGCCTGTCGCTGACCGGGATCACCATGTTCACCAGCTGGCCCCTGCGCGCGGCCAGCGTGCTTGGTGGGCTGCTCGCCATCGCCGCGTTCGGCTACGGCGGCATGCTGTGCTTGTCGTACATGCTGTGGGGCAATGAAGTGTCGGGCTGGACCACGATCGTCGTCGCCATGTTCCTGCTGGCGGGGGTGCAGCTGGTGTCGCTCGGAGTGATCGGAGAGTACTTGGCGCGGGTCTTCGATGAAGTGAAGGGACGCCCGTTGTACCTGGTTCGCAGATCCCTGGGCGCCGGGCTGAGAGGCGCCGGCCCCGACGGTGGCGTCGATCCGCGGGAAAGCCCCACCGTGCGAGTCCCCGGACTCGTGTCGAAGGCCGGCAGGCCGGAAGCAGGGCGTTGA
- a CDS encoding GNAT family N-acetyltransferase, with the protein MALEQPIHTPRLVLRRFCEQDATDLFDYLHAPTASCFLSLALANVEDARAEARRRSTDGEHVAVCLQESGQLIGDLFAMQEDDTFSVGWNFNPRFGGTGYAHEAAAALFAHLFTARAARRLYAYVEDHNGASRRLCEKLGMRAEGLFLEFISFRNDAQGKPVYENTMQYAILRKEWLRASSA; encoded by the coding sequence ATGGCCCTCGAGCAACCCATCCACACCCCGCGGCTCGTCCTTCGGCGCTTTTGCGAGCAGGACGCTACGGACCTGTTCGACTACCTGCATGCCCCGACCGCGAGCTGCTTCCTGTCGCTTGCACTCGCTAACGTCGAAGACGCTCGGGCCGAGGCTCGGCGACGCAGCACCGACGGCGAGCATGTGGCCGTGTGCCTTCAGGAATCGGGACAGCTCATCGGTGACTTGTTCGCCATGCAGGAGGACGACACCTTCTCGGTCGGCTGGAACTTCAACCCGCGTTTCGGCGGCACGGGCTACGCCCACGAGGCCGCCGCGGCGCTGTTCGCCCATCTCTTCACCGCCCGGGCCGCGCGCCGGCTCTATGCCTATGTGGAAGACCACAACGGCGCCTCCCGGCGACTGTGCGAGAAGCTGGGCATGCGCGCCGAAGGGCTGTTCCTGGAGTTCATCTCGTTCAGGAACGACGCCCAGGGCAAGCCCGTCTACGAGAACACCATGCAGTACGCGATCCTTCGCAAGGAATGGCTGCGCGCTTCATCGGCTTGA
- a CDS encoding sensor histidine kinase translates to MKPSRRSLWAWLTWRMIALAIAAAAAVQAGMWVRYGYWESKNEAQLPPGVAEEIRHLESAPKSEEASKRLVELYTQYGDRFAMPSDSDDLLIQMLLSLSITPFVAGFGLLLARRIVEPVSDVATAAESVSMGRFSARAPVLDSAPAELQRLANHFNAMAERLEAYDRELQDSSAAIAHELRTPLTAAMGRLQGIVDEVFPLDEKQIRTVLDQLGQINRIIGDLQVLSLAQGGRLQLEMTEFNLHGFVDERLSWALPSLQKRGMTAANHVDTKETARADRGRLGQVLSALIDNAVRYASDGGLVEIDCRADASTLELIVRDRGKSASVDDVSRFFERFWRSERSRSRYAGGTGLGLSVVQAICKAHGGEAKAAVRPGGGLEIRISLPRDQGLRRAIGC, encoded by the coding sequence ATGAAGCCATCGCGCCGTTCGCTGTGGGCGTGGCTCACGTGGCGGATGATCGCGCTGGCGATTGCCGCGGCGGCGGCCGTGCAGGCGGGCATGTGGGTTCGCTACGGCTACTGGGAATCGAAGAACGAGGCCCAGCTGCCGCCCGGCGTCGCCGAGGAGATCAGGCACCTCGAGAGCGCGCCCAAGAGCGAGGAGGCCTCGAAGCGCCTGGTCGAGCTCTATACCCAGTACGGCGACCGCTTCGCAATGCCGTCGGATTCGGACGACTTGCTCATCCAGATGCTGCTGAGCCTTTCCATCACACCCTTCGTGGCGGGGTTCGGATTGCTCCTGGCGCGCCGCATCGTCGAGCCCGTCTCGGACGTCGCGACGGCAGCGGAATCGGTTTCGATGGGGCGTTTCTCCGCCCGCGCACCGGTGCTCGACTCCGCACCGGCCGAACTCCAGCGGCTGGCCAATCACTTCAACGCGATGGCCGAGCGTCTGGAGGCCTACGATCGCGAATTGCAGGACTCCAGCGCCGCGATCGCCCACGAGCTTCGCACGCCGCTCACTGCCGCAATGGGGCGGCTGCAGGGCATCGTCGACGAGGTTTTCCCGCTCGATGAGAAGCAAATCCGGACCGTGCTCGATCAACTGGGACAGATCAACCGCATCATCGGCGACCTCCAGGTTCTGTCATTGGCTCAGGGTGGCCGCCTGCAGCTGGAAATGACGGAGTTCAACCTGCACGGATTCGTCGATGAGCGCCTCTCATGGGCGCTGCCCTCCCTTCAGAAACGCGGCATGACGGCGGCCAACCATGTGGACACCAAGGAGACCGCGCGCGCCGACAGGGGAAGGCTGGGCCAGGTCCTTTCGGCGCTGATCGACAACGCGGTGCGCTATGCGAGCGATGGCGGCCTGGTGGAGATCGACTGCCGCGCAGATGCCTCCACCCTCGAACTGATCGTGCGGGATCGAGGCAAGAGCGCTTCGGTGGACGACGTTTCGCGCTTCTTCGAACGCTTCTGGCGCAGCGAACGATCACGCTCCCGCTACGCCGGCGGTACCGGCCTGGGACTTTCCGTCGTGCAGGCGATCTGCAAGGCCCATGGCGGTGAGGCCAAAGCTGCTGTGCGGCCTGGAGGCGGGCTGGAGATCCGGATCAGCCTGCCCCGCGATCAAGGGCTTCGCAGAGCGATCGGCTGTTAA
- a CDS encoding APC family permease gives METLTPAMTPAQETRHPHATSLRRGTLSAGFITLLVISAASPLSVVAGGFPIGMMLGNGAGTPVLVLVALGLLLMFATGYTAMATCVTSAGGFYAMVARGLGGRAGGAAAMVAVFGYVTLQFGLYGLLGAVASETLQTQFGLAVPWWAFAFAAMASVAVFGYRQIDFSARVLAVFVVAEYLAVLALDVLILSRGGAHGIDAHSFSPEAFTSGNPFIGLLFCFAAFIGFEATTIYSEEAKDPKRSIPIATYAALLLVGGFYSFSLWCLVLGAGSDQVVATITALADPTNLLYLLSDTYAGHGLTVLLRLMFIASIYAGLIAFHNSSARYFYAMGREGLMPARLGWTHARHRSPHVASLLQTALSAVAVGLFALLGADPVLTQFAWLSNLATLCLLVLMIATAVAVVRFFRAESHGYGQMRIRVLPLLACAGLLVVLVLAVGNFHVLTGASRGISGGLVVTVPLAAAAGWLAASRLAKRDPPRFAALGKDRG, from the coding sequence ATGGAAACGCTGACTCCCGCGATGACACCTGCCCAGGAAACGCGCCACCCCCACGCCACCAGCCTTCGCCGCGGCACGCTGAGTGCCGGCTTCATCACGCTGCTGGTCATCTCGGCCGCGAGTCCGCTGAGCGTGGTCGCGGGCGGCTTCCCGATCGGGATGATGCTGGGCAACGGCGCCGGCACGCCGGTGCTGGTGCTGGTGGCACTCGGGCTGCTGCTGATGTTCGCGACCGGCTACACCGCCATGGCCACCTGCGTGACCAGTGCCGGGGGCTTCTATGCGATGGTGGCACGCGGCCTGGGCGGCAGGGCGGGCGGGGCGGCCGCCATGGTGGCGGTGTTCGGCTACGTGACGCTGCAGTTCGGGCTCTACGGCCTGCTCGGCGCGGTGGCGTCCGAGACGCTTCAGACGCAGTTCGGCCTGGCGGTGCCGTGGTGGGCCTTCGCCTTCGCCGCGATGGCCAGCGTGGCGGTCTTCGGCTACCGGCAGATCGACTTCTCGGCGCGGGTGCTCGCGGTCTTCGTGGTGGCCGAGTATCTGGCGGTGCTGGCCCTGGACGTGCTGATCCTGTCCAGGGGCGGTGCGCACGGCATCGACGCGCACTCCTTCTCGCCGGAGGCCTTCACCAGCGGCAACCCCTTCATCGGCCTGCTGTTCTGCTTCGCGGCCTTCATCGGTTTCGAGGCGACCACCATCTACAGCGAAGAGGCCAAGGATCCGAAGCGCAGCATTCCCATCGCCACCTATGCGGCGCTGCTGCTGGTGGGGGGCTTCTATTCCTTCTCGCTGTGGTGCCTGGTGCTCGGCGCGGGCAGCGACCAGGTGGTGGCCACCATCACGGCACTGGCCGATCCGACCAACCTGCTGTACCTGCTGTCGGACACCTATGCGGGCCATGGCCTGACGGTGCTGCTGCGCCTGATGTTCATCGCCAGCATCTATGCGGGGCTGATCGCCTTCCACAACTCCAGCGCGCGCTATTTCTACGCCATGGGCCGCGAGGGCCTGATGCCCGCTCGCCTGGGCTGGACGCATGCACGCCACCGCAGCCCGCACGTGGCCTCGTTGCTGCAGACGGCGCTCAGCGCCGTGGCGGTCGGGCTGTTCGCGCTGCTGGGCGCCGACCCGGTGCTCACCCAGTTTGCCTGGCTCAGCAACCTCGCCACGCTGTGCCTGCTGGTGCTGATGATCGCGACGGCCGTGGCGGTGGTGCGTTTCTTCAGGGCAGAGTCGCACGGCTATGGCCAGATGCGTATCCGCGTGCTGCCGCTGCTGGCTTGCGCGGGCTTGCTGGTGGTGCTGGTGCTGGCGGTGGGCAACTTCCATGTGCTCACGGGTGCGAGCCGGGGTATCTCGGGGGGCCTGGTGGTCACCGTGCCTCTCGCCGCGGCCGCCGGATGGCTGGCCGCATCGCGGCTGGCGAAACGCGATCCGCCGCGCTTTGCCGCACTCGGCAAGGACCGCGGCTGA